From Danio rerio strain Tuebingen ecotype United States chromosome 7, GRCz12tu, whole genome shotgun sequence, the proteins below share one genomic window:
- the cnep1r1 gene encoding nuclear envelope phosphatase-regulatory subunit 1, whose protein sequence is MNSLEQAEDLKAFERRLTEYVSCLQPATGRWRMILIVVSVCTATGAWNWLIDPDTQKVSFFSSLWNHPFFTISCVTLIGLFFAGIHKRVVAPSIIAARCRTVLAEYNMSCDDTGKLILKPRPHIQ, encoded by the exons ACCTGAAGGCTTTTGAGAGAAGATTGACTGAGTATGTGTCTTGTTTGCAGCCGGCTACTGGTCGTTGGCGAA TGATTTTGATTGTGGTATCTGTGTGCACGGCTACAGGAGCCTGGAACTGGCTAATTGATCCAGACACCCAGAAA GTTTCTTTTTTCTCGTCTTTATGGAATCATCCGTTTTTCACTATCAGCTGCGTGACTCTCATTGGCCTCTTTTTTGCTGGAATACACAAGCGAGTTGTTGCACCATCTAT AATTGCTGCACGCTGCCGGACAGTACTAGCAGAATATAACATGTCCTGTGACGAT ACCGGGAAACTTATTTTGAAACCACGACCTCATATCCAATAG
- the gpatch1 gene encoding G patch domain-containing protein 1 → MASDEDSDEDFVTYGTPLEPLEEDEPSRKPIPVHEQTVKDEKGRYKRFHGAFTGGFSAGYFNTVGSKEGWTPSTFVSSRQQKSEKHNARPEDFMDEEDFGEHGIAPREITTTDEFASERKDQIKDKARAVSSLAALIPGDPGLLEEFIAPARSSIGVELLRKMGWKDGQGVGPRLKRKPRKQNTGRVYGCSLPRNGSEESEEDDDEFAPENVTFAPKDVVPVDFTPKVDSHGLGYRGLNPLQALGGGSGSGHINLFTLQSDRTTNLFGDRASGQERRGGIAGQAFGVGAMEEEDGDIYHKDSMSNYDNVLGGEEPGDGLYGWTAPQQYTKKKNALKRVMAYSGRILDGFALASEVTEIKTVYPPPDLPRDFRPVHYFRPVIDPSTVSPIVAQALQLSRGQLSQDASQQGRHKLDSTQRRDMLGESALQGPSSVFELLESKDRERLTEIRKAAESQKPSESNLSSAVDRAVVVASAKAKAAALQALSSRFQSSSTQPQPPSETQMALNAWSGPTADASKTFKPFSKNPQKQARYDLYISKLKQGDKDAVELSLDSSMTEWERGREREEFVRAALLYKPSSSSLSSRFTHGKHEEDTDTVDVAQEQENDVDDKQAAVKMKMFGKLTRDTFEWHPDKLLCKRFNIPDPYPGSSMVGMPKVKRDKYSVFNFLTIPDGSQVNPSDPKPSSSTIPRVTAEASSKKSRWDVPVQASEPKDAVSAFLSETRSEVSATQQTEAEVKTQTDALPASATSEVKVAQSVEKQSDQKNEEEEEEEEEEVRPSMDLFKAIFASSSDEKSSSSSEDEAEEEEELAPPTSEAAQSTTTSGTVIPPIPAQFTPAPDINKAMDLKHLTVQSVPSAETTAQSTQSSLNAPAKSQGLDEEEFGPRLPPPGFVPSTHSPQMKKQKKKDKEKHKGKKHKKEKKKKKSKKHKHKGKQKKRHEESDSSSDDTDSNSEDVDRDVPTSELLQRLKNLKNKR, encoded by the exons ATGGCGTCCGACGAAGACAGCGATGAAGATTTTGTGACTTACGGGACTCCCTTAGAACCTCTGGAAGAAG ATGAACCCAGCAGAAAGCCAATACCTGTGCACGAGCAGACTGTTAAAGATGAGAAGGGTCGATACAAAAGGTTTCACGGGGCTTTTACTGGTGGTTTCTCCGCTGGTTACTTCAACACAGTGGGCTCTAAAGAAG GCTGGACGCCGTCAACATTTGTATCATCTCGACAACAAAAGTCCGAGAAACACAATGCCAGACCAGAGGACTTTATGGATGAGGAG GACTTTGGTGAGCATGGTATTGCACCGCGAGAGATCACCACAACAGACGAGTTTGCCTCTGAGAGGAAAGATCAGATAAAGGACAAAGCGCGAGCTGTCAGCTCTCTCGCTGCTCTGATTCCTGGTGACCCTGGACTGCTGGAGGAGTTCATTGCCCCTGCACG GTCATCCATTGGTGTGGAGCTGCTGAGAAAAATGGGCTGGAAAGATGGCCAGGGAGTCGGTCCAAGATTGAAAAGAAAGCCACGCAAGCAAAACACTG GCAGAGTTTATGGCTGTTCTTTGCCTCGCAATGGATCAGAAGAGTCTGAG gagGACGATGATGAATTTGCTCCAGAGAATGTGACCTTTGCCCCTAAAGATGTGGTCCCGGTGGACTTTACCCCTAAAGTGGACTCTCATGGTCTGGGTTACCGAGGGTTGAACCCTTTACAGGCCCTGGGTGGTGGATCAGGATCAGGACATATAAACCTTTTCACGCTTCAGTCTGACAGAACAACCAACCTATTTGGAGACAGAGCATCTGGACAGGAGCGCAGGGGTGGGATTGCAGGACAG GCATTTGGAGTTGGTGCAATGGAAGAGGAAGATGGCGATATTTATCATAAAGACTCCATGTCAAACTATGACAATGTGCTGGGAGGAGAAGAGCCAGGAGATGGACTGTACGGATGGACTGCTCCCCAACAGTACACTAAAAAGAAAAATG cTTTAAAAAGAGTTATGGCCTATTCTGGCAGGATTCTGGATGGCTTTGCATTGGCCTCAGAAGTCACAGAGATTAAAACG GTCTATCCTCCCCCTGATTTGCCTCGTGATTTTCGACCTGTACATTACTTCCGTCCTGTGATTGATCCATCCACCGTCAGCCCCATCGTTGCTCAGGCACTACAGCTCTCGCGTGGACAGCTTTCACAGGATGCATCACAGCAGGGCCGCCACAAGTTAGACTCCACTCAGAGACGTGACATGCTGGGAGAATCCGCTTTACAGG GCCCCAGTTCTGTGTTTGAGCTGCTGGAAAGTAAAGATAGAGAGCGGCTGACTGAGATCCGCAAAGCAGCAGAGAGCCAGAAACCGTCGGAGAGTAACCTTTCGTCGGCTGTAGATCGAGCCGTTGTGGTGGCTTCAGCTAAAGCAAAAGCTGCCGCTCTGCAAGCCCTCTCCAGCCGTTTCCAGTCAAGCTCCACACAGCCTCAGCCTCCCTCTGAAACCCAGATGGCCTTGAATGCTTGGTCTGGACCCACTGCTGATGCTAGCAAAACCTTCAAACCATTCTCAAAGAATCCTCAGAAACAGGCCCGCTATGATCTGTACATTAGCAAACTTAAGCAGGGTGATAAAG ATGCTGTTGAGTTGAGTCTGGACTCCTCTATGACAGAGTGGGaaagaggaagagaaagagaagaaTTTGTGCGTGCTGCTTTACTCTACAAGCCCAGCAGCTCATCTCTCTCTTCACGCTTCACACATGGAAAACATGAGGAGGACACTGACACTGTGGATGTTGCACAAGAGCAAGAG AATGATGTGGATGACAAACAGGCTGCTGTGAAGATGAAGATGTTTGGGAAGCTTACCAGAGACACGTTTGAATGGCATCCTGATAAACTGTTGTGTAAAAGGTTCAATATTCCCGATCCTTATCCAGG GTCCAGTATGGTGGGAATGCCTAAAGTAAAGAGAGATAAGTACTCTGTCTTTAACTTCCTAACCATACCGGATGGCAGCCAGGTCAACCCAAGTGATCCCAAACCTTCCAGCTCAACCATTCCTCGAGTGACCGCAGAAGCCTCCAGTAAGAAATCTAGGTGGGACGTACCAGTGCAGGCATCTGAACCTAAAGATGCAGTCAGTGCCTTTCTTAGTGAAACTCGCAGTGAAGTTTCAGCGACCCAGCAAACAGAGGCTGAGGTCAAGACCCAGACAGACGCTCTACCTGCTTCTGCCACTTCAGAG GTAAAAGTGGCCCAATCTGTTGAGAAGCAATCTGATCAAAAgaatgaagaggaggaggaggaggaggaagaagaggtgAGGCCTTCAATGGATCTCTTTAAAGCCATCTTTGCCAGCTCATCTGATGAGAAAAGCTCCTCTTCATCTGAAGATGAGGCTGAAGAGGAGGAAGAGTTGGCCCCTCCAACATCTGAAGCAGCCCAGAGCACTACTACATCTGGGACCGTGATTCCACCCATCCCGGCTCAGTTCACTCCTGCTCCTGACATCAACAAAGCAATGG ATTTGAAGCATCTCACAGTCCAGAGTGTGCCATCTGCTGAAACTACAGCCCAAAGTACCCAATCCTCCTTAAATGCTCCAGCTAAATCACAAGGCCTGGACGAAGAGGAGTTTGGCCCCAGACTGCCACCTCCTG GGTTTGTGCCATCTACACACTCACCGCAAATGAAGAAACAGAAGAAGAAAGATAAAGAGAAGCACAAAGGCAAAAAACACAAGAAAGAGAAAAAG AAGAAAAAGAGCAAGAAGCATAAGCATAAAGGGAAGCAGAAGAAGAGGCATGAGGAGTCTGACAGCAGCTCAGACGACACCGACTCCAACAGTGAAGATGTAGATAGAGATGTGCCCACCAGTGAACTGCTCCAGAG GTTAAAAAATCTCAAGAACAAGAGGTAG